The nucleotide window CGCAGGCTGGGTTTTTGTAACTTTCTTCAAGTCGGGAAGCTGCCCAACGTACTCCTGCTTCGATACTACAGCACTCTCACGTCTAGATCCTTCCTGGACTTTAAACTGGGTGCATTTCGCGGAAGAAGGCATACTGGTTCGCATTGACAACAATAACGGCAACACGAACAAATATCGCCTGTTCCACACTCGCTCACGTTCATCGGAATACTACTGGGCGATCCCGCGTGGTTCCATCAGTCGTGATGGAAAGTATGTTGTATTCGACAGCAACTTTGATATTCCAAACAGCGGACTACCGAATTACACCGACGTATATTTGGTTAAGACCCAATAGCAAGCTTACTGTCATGGGCGTCGCACTTATGAAACTGCAACTTCGAGATGGCCTCGGCCGGCTTGGAAAGAAGATTCCTCGGCCGAGGCTGTCTTGTCGTTCCTGGCATCGGTATTTACGGAACGACCGGGACGAAAACCTAGATCAATGATGACCTGATCCGGTCCGAGCGCAGTCAAAATCTCTTCTATTTCGTCTGTGGGCTTGGTCCCGATGACGACAACTTCCGATCCCTTAACTACCTCCTCTAAATCCGTGGTGAGCAGTGCACCGATGTGCGGAATCTCTTCTGCGATGAATTGGCGATTGGAACCCACGAGGCGTCCAAGAGAAACATCCCGGTCCCAGATTTTAATCTGTCGGCCTTCGCCGAGGAGCCGTTTGATCAGTTGCACCGAAGGGCTTTCTCGCAGATCATCTGTACCGGGTTTGAAACTGAGGCCGAGAATTCCGATTTTCTTCCGTTTCGTCGCCAGCACTGCTTCAACAGCCCGTTCCAGGTGGGCCTGATTGCTCAACATGATGGCTCTCAACAAAGGCAGATTCAAGTCAAGTTGCTTCGCGCAGTAAGTGAGTGCACGAAGATCTTTCGGCAAGCACGATCCCCCAAAGGCAAAACCAGGCTTCAGGTAGGCCGTGGACACATTAAGTCTTGTATCCGACGTGAAAATCTCCATGACCGCCCGCTCGTCTACATCAAGCTGCTGGCATAACGTTCCGATCTCATTTGCAAAAGTGACTTTCGAGGCGTGGAACGCATTGCAGGCATATTTCACCATCTCTGCCACACCTAACGACGTCTCAAAAATTTGCCCCGAGATTCCCTGATAAAGCTCCCGTAACGGAAAAAGATGAGCAGGATCGTCAGCTCCCAGAACGGTAATTGCGGGATCTAAGAAATCAGAGACTGCACACCCTTCACGGGTAAATTCCGGATTGGCGCATACGGCAAAATCAGCCCCTGCACGCTTTCGGCTGGCAGCTTCGATTGTCGGAATGACCAAGGACTTCGCCGTTCCCGGTAACACGGTACTGCGGAGCACAACCCAGTGGAATTCTTTTTTAAATCGCAGTGCTTTACCAACTTCCTCACAGCTTCGCTCAACGCTGCTCAAATCCAAACGGCCATTGTGCAAGCTGGGTGTGCCCACGCACAGAAATGAAATTTCTGATTGGTCTACGGCAGAAATTGGGTCAGTCGTCGCATGTAATCGGCAGGCCTTGCGGCCCTCTGCAACCAATTGATCGAGTCCCGGTTCCAGCACTGGGGCCTGGCCCGACTCCAACATCCTGACCTTAGCAGGATTAACATCTATACCGATCACCTTGTGGCCCGCGTGTGCCACGCAAGCTGCAGTCACAGCACCAACATATCCCAAGCCGAATACACTAACGCGCTTCATAAGAGATAATTCCCTTTCAATAGTGAAATGAACTGGGCGATACGACCTAGCAAGTGGGGGTACCCTGATAGAGCTGCTCAAGTTCGGTAATGAGACGGCTAAAGCCGAAACGCGTTCGCATTTGCTCTTGCCCAACCCGCGCTAACCTCATCGCCAGGAGTGGATCTCGGAGTATGCGTAGAATCGCTGCAGCAAGCGCCTGAGGGTTCTGCGGTGGAACCAGCAAACCGTTAATTCCATGGTTGATAATTTCACGGGCTCCGCCTACACAAGTGGCAACTACGGGGAGACCAGACGCCATTGCTTCCAGAAGAGCATTTGGCAATGCCTCTGCCTCTGAGGGTAAGACCGAAAGATAACAACACGCCAACAATTCGGGAATGTCTTTGCGACTGCCAAGAAATAAAACATTCTTCTCGAGTCCTGCTTCTCTTACAAGCTGTTCTAATTTGGATCGTTCTTGCCCGTCGCCAATCAGAAGAAAAACCGTTTCCGGCAATACGCGGCAAACACTGCTTGCTGCCGAGATCACATGAGTATGGCCTTTGACCGGACCGTACATGTTGGCTACAACAGCGATGAGCTTGGATCGGCTCCCGATACCCGGCAACAATTTTTCCCTGCTTCCTCGGGTCTGGGCAAATCGTTCGACGTCCACACCGTTGTAAATGACGCGAATTTTTTCTGGAGACAAGCCCTCCGATCTCGTGAGCAGTTCACGCACAGAGCTGGAATTCACTACGACGCGGGTTGAGAGGCGATAGACCATACGAATTACTTTATTGCGCCAAGGTCTATGCCAGTCCAGATCTGCCAGGTAGCGACGGCTGGAAATGATGACCGGCGTACGCGCCAGCCAAGCGGCTGGAACCCCTAGCAGGTTTGCCCATAAATCGTGCGCGTGAAGTACGTGAAATTTTTGCCGATGCAGAAACATGGTCAGGCGCAGCAATTGGTAAAACCCGCTGAGCGACAAAAGCGTCTTTGCCTTGCGAAACTCGACGATTGAAATACCCGCCTGTTGCAAGAATTCAAGCAAGGGGCCTTCTGCTCGAAGGCAGCCTACGATCACATGATGGCCAGCTAAGTGCAGGCGAAGCGCGGCTTGCGCCATCTGCGTTTCAGTACCGCCCACGTTCAATGTATCAACCAAATAAAGCACACGTCTGCGGGCGCCACCCAATGGCTGCTTAGAAACCGAAAGAGTCGGCCGGATATCGGCTGGCCTTGGGAAGGCTAATACGTTGTCTGCAGCAACAACGGCTGGACGTGTGCTGAATGTAATGGACATGAGTTGCTTAGAAAATCGGTGCGCTTTAAAACAGTTTTGTCAGAAAGACTGACTACAGAGAATCTTTCACGGGCTTAGCCCAACCCTTCATGGTTGGCTGTTGTCAGTGCGCTGTGGCTGCTGGC belongs to Terriglobales bacterium and includes:
- a CDS encoding UDP-glucose/GDP-mannose dehydrogenase family protein: MGKSKCERVSALAVSLPNLSSSIRVPPLARSYRPVHFTIERELSLMKRVSVFGLGYVGAVTAACVAHAGHKVIGIDVNPAKVRMLESGQAPVLEPGLDQLVAEGRKACRLHATTDPISAVDQSEISFLCVGTPSLHNGRLDLSSVERSCEEVGKALRFKKEFHWVVLRSTVLPGTAKSLVIPTIEAASRKRAGADFAVCANPEFTREGCAVSDFLDPAITVLGADDPAHLFPLRELYQGISGQIFETSLGVAEMVKYACNAFHASKVTFANEIGTLCQQLDVDERAVMEIFTSDTRLNVSTAYLKPGFAFGGSCLPKDLRALTYCAKQLDLNLPLLRAIMLSNQAHLERAVEAVLATKRKKIGILGLSFKPGTDDLRESPSVQLIKRLLGEGRQIKIWDRDVSLGRLVGSNRQFIAEEIPHIGALLTTDLEEVVKGSEVVVIGTKPTDEIEEILTALGPDQVIIDLGFRPGRSVNTDARNDKTASAEESSFQAGRGHLEVAVS
- a CDS encoding glycosyltransferase, translated to MSITFSTRPAVVAADNVLAFPRPADIRPTLSVSKQPLGGARRRVLYLVDTLNVGGTETQMAQAALRLHLAGHHVIVGCLRAEGPLLEFLQQAGISIVEFRKAKTLLSLSGFYQLLRLTMFLHRQKFHVLHAHDLWANLLGVPAAWLARTPVIISSRRYLADLDWHRPWRNKVIRMVYRLSTRVVVNSSSVRELLTRSEGLSPEKIRVIYNGVDVERFAQTRGSREKLLPGIGSRSKLIAVVANMYGPVKGHTHVISAASSVCRVLPETVFLLIGDGQERSKLEQLVREAGLEKNVLFLGSRKDIPELLACCYLSVLPSEAEALPNALLEAMASGLPVVATCVGGAREIINHGINGLLVPPQNPQALAAAILRILRDPLLAMRLARVGQEQMRTRFGFSRLITELEQLYQGTPTC